From one Cygnus olor isolate bCygOlo1 chromosome 26, bCygOlo1.pri.v2, whole genome shotgun sequence genomic stretch:
- the TLE2 gene encoding transducin-like enhancer protein 2 isoform X5 has translation MSYGLNIEMHKQAEIVKRLNAICAQIVPLLTQEHQQQVLQAVERAKQVTMAELNSIVGQQQLQHLSHHVHPVALTPHPSSVQLPSLAGASSASGLLALSGALMAQSQLAAKEDRVAQDGESRERSPSRSISASPLESPPAEEQTGGAGLKRKREERDPAGHYDSDGDKSDYNLVVDEDPCSEPSSPSRAPSSQLPPAQDMAKSPASGGASGASSRSVTPLQLWDRGLLDPPASTSSVSPPPRDTLTPGPGPSSAALLRQPPAKALATDTTALRSPLSLSSPFTASFGLLPHAALNGELAAPGMYVGIHLPPQVSGAVMYGRSPMVAFESHPHLRASTLPASLSTVPAGKPCLLTNKELADYSWLQPLLARPLQVPSAHAYSFYVGTDGQMQPVPFPPDALLGSGIPRHARQLHTLAHGEVVCAVTISSSTQHVYTGGKGCVKVWDVRQPGTKTAVAQLDCLNRDNYIRSCKLLPDGRSLIVGGEASTLSIWDLAAPTPRIKAELTSSAPACYALAISPDAKVCFSCCSDGNIVVWDLQNQTMVRQFQGHTDGASCIDISNYGTKLWTGGLDNTVRCWDLREGRQLQQHDFSSQIFSLGHCPTGEWLAVGMESSNVEILHVSKPDKYQLHLHESCVLSLKFATCGKWFVSTGKDNLLNAWRTPYGASIFQSKESSSVLSCDISVNDKFIVTGSGDKKATVYEVLY, from the exons ATGTCCTACGGGCTGAACATCGAGATGCACAAGCAG GCAGAGATTGTCAAGAGGCTGAATGCCATCTGCGCGCAGATCGTACCGCTCCTGACGCAGGAG caccagcagcaggtcctgcaGGCAGTGGAGAGGGCCAAGCAGGTGACGATGGCAGAGCTCAACAGCATCGTCGGG cagcagcagctgcagcacctctcccacCACGTCCACCCCGTCGCACTGACCCCGCACCCCTCCAGCGTGCAgctgcccagcctggcaggGGCCAGCAGCGCGTCGGGGCTCCTGGCCCTCTCGGGGGCACTGATGGCACAGTCGCAGCTGGCTGCCAAGGAGGACAGAGTGGCCCAggatggggagagcagag AGCGCAGCCCCAGCCGA AGCATTTCAGCGTCCCCTCTGGAGAGCCCCCCCGCCGAGGAGCAGACGGGGGGCGCAGGGCTGAAGCGGAAACGGGAGGAGAGGGACCCGGCTGGGCATTAC GATAGCGATGGGGACAAGAGCGACTACAACCTGGTGGTGGACGAG gaCCCCTGCTCcgagcccagcagccccagtcGTGCacccagcagccagctcccGCCAGCCCAGGACATGGCCAAGAGCCCTGCCTCCGGCGGTGCCTCCGGTGCCTCCAGCCGGAGCGTGACCCCCCTGCAGCTTTGGGACCGGGGGCTG CTGGACCCCCCAGCCTCCACGTCCTCCGTGTCCCCTCCACCCCGCGACACCCTCACGCCTGGCCCGGGGCCTAGCTCGGCCGCGCTCCTCCGGCAGCCTCCAGCCAAGGCACTGGCCACGGACACCACAG ctctccgCAGCCCCCTGAGCCTCTCCAGCCCCTTCACCGCCTCCTTTGGGCTGCTGCCCCATGCTGCCCTCAACGGTGAGCTTGCGGCCCCCGGCATGTACGTGGGCATCCACCTCCCGCCGCAGGTCAGCGGCGCCGTCATGTACGGACGCTCGCCGATG GTGGCTTTCGAGTCGCACCCTCACCTGAGGGCTTCCACGCTCCCAGCGTCGCTCTCCACTGTCCCTGCAGGGAAGCC CTGTTTACTGACAAACAAGGAGCTGGCCGATTACAGCTGGTTGCAGCCCCTGTTAGCCAGACCGCTGCAGGTGCCCTCTGCACA CGCCTACTCCTTCTACGTCGGCACCGACGGGCAGATGCAGCCAGTGCCATTCCCCCCTGACGCCCTCCTGGGCTCCGGCATCCCCCGGCACGCGCGGCAGCTCCACACCCTGGCCCACGGCGAGGTGGTCTGCGCCGTCACCATCAGCAGCTCCACGCAGCATGTCTACACCGGGGGCAAGGGCTGCGTGAAGGTGTGGGACGTGAGGCAGCCGGGCACCAAGACGGCCGTGGCTCAGCTGGACTGCTTG AACCGTGACAACTACATCCGCTCCTGCAAGCTGCTCCCCGACGGCCGAAGCCTGATCGTGGGGGGGGAGGCCAGCACCCTGTCCATCTGGGACCTGGCGGCCCCCACGCCCCGCATCAAGGCTGAGCTCACCTCCTCCGCCCCTGCCTGCTACGCCCTGGCCATCAGCCCCGATGCCAAagtctgcttctcctgctgcagcgACGGCAACATCGTGGTGTGGGACCTGCAGAACCAGACCATGGTGAG GCAGTTCCAGGGCCACACGGATGGTGCCAGCTGCATCGACATCTCTAACTATGGCACCAAGCTGTGGACGGGGGGGCTGGACAACACGGTACGGTGCTGGGACCTGCGGGAAGGgcggcagctgcagcagcacgaCTTCAGCTCCCAG atCTTCTCCTTGGGGCACTGCCCAACGGGCGAGTGGCTGGCTGTGGGCATGGAGAGCAGCAACGTGGAGATCCTGCATGTGAGCAAGCCCGACAAGTACCAGCTGCACCTCCACGAGAGCTGTGTTCTCTCCCTCAAGTTCGCCACCTGCG GGAAGTGGTTTGTGAGCACGGGGAAGGACAACCTGCTCAACGCCTGGCGCACGCCCTATGGTGCTAGCATCTTCCag TCCAAAGAGTCCTCCTCCGTGCTGAGCTGTGACATCTCCGTCAATGACAAATTCATTGTCACGGGCTCTGGCGACAAGAAGGCCACGGTGTATGAGGTGCTGTACTGA